A region from the Methylocella sp. genome encodes:
- a CDS encoding efflux transporter outer membrane subunit codes for MMFFRGTLLQSNRRSGAAAFAGMTAGMACTLLAACGPDFQKPAAPDVTRFTPEPLAHDLAGSGKAGGPQHFVEGLDIPGQWWETFHSRALNDLIEDSLKHNADLQAAQAALRVAHETAEAQKGAFYPQVSGNYNGFRQKVAGEVSPPGVTPSDFFSLHTFEVDVSYAPDVFGLVQKQVESAEAQSDAQRFQLEATYLTLTSNVVLAAIQEASLRSQIASTEKIIAIESDLLKLLQTQKGLGQVATADVLVQEAALAQSQQTLPPLQKQLAQQRDLLTALAGRFPSDEVAEKFTLDSLRLPRDLPVSLPSKTVEHRPDVQAAEANMHSASAAIGVAIANRLPVINLTANGGTSASAFSQIFQPPTYAWTVAGSVSETIFDGFSLYHKQRAAEAAYEQADAQYRSTVITAFQNVADTLRALQADARGLQAAVKAEDAALKSLDIVRKQAQLGQVNSLAILNAQQTYLQSLLTRAQAQANRYSDTAALFQALGGGWWNRTDVIASTAPCRSPLFTLPTDPCF; via the coding sequence ATGATGTTCTTTAGAGGGACCCTATTGCAATCAAACCGCAGAAGCGGCGCGGCGGCTTTTGCCGGAATGACGGCGGGCATGGCGTGCACCCTGTTGGCCGCTTGCGGGCCTGATTTTCAAAAGCCCGCGGCCCCGGACGTGACGCGATTCACGCCGGAGCCTTTGGCGCATGACCTGGCCGGGTCCGGGAAGGCTGGCGGCCCGCAACATTTCGTCGAAGGCCTCGATATTCCCGGCCAATGGTGGGAGACGTTTCATTCGCGCGCGCTGAATGACCTGATTGAAGATTCGCTGAAGCATAATGCGGATTTGCAGGCGGCGCAGGCGGCCTTGCGCGTGGCCCATGAGACGGCGGAAGCCCAGAAAGGCGCTTTCTATCCACAGGTCAGCGGCAACTATAATGGCTTCCGCCAGAAGGTCGCCGGCGAGGTTTCGCCGCCGGGCGTAACGCCGTCCGACTTCTTCAGCCTGCATACGTTCGAGGTCGATGTATCCTACGCGCCAGACGTGTTCGGCTTGGTCCAAAAGCAGGTGGAATCGGCCGAAGCGCAAAGCGACGCGCAACGGTTTCAACTTGAAGCGACTTATCTGACCCTCACGTCCAATGTGGTTTTGGCGGCTATCCAGGAAGCCTCGCTGCGCTCGCAGATCGCCTCGACGGAAAAGATCATCGCCATCGAGAGCGACCTTTTGAAGCTGCTCCAGACTCAGAAGGGCTTGGGTCAGGTCGCCACTGCGGATGTGCTGGTGCAGGAGGCGGCCCTCGCGCAATCGCAGCAGACGCTTCCGCCGCTGCAAAAGCAGCTTGCTCAGCAGCGCGATCTTCTGACGGCGTTGGCGGGACGCTTTCCGAGCGATGAAGTCGCTGAAAAGTTTACGCTCGACTCCTTGCGGCTTCCGCGCGACCTGCCGGTCAGCTTGCCGTCGAAGACGGTGGAGCATCGCCCCGACGTGCAGGCCGCCGAGGCCAATATGCACTCGGCGAGCGCCGCCATTGGCGTTGCTATCGCCAATCGATTGCCAGTGATCAATTTGACCGCGAATGGAGGAACAAGCGCGTCCGCCTTCTCGCAGATTTTCCAGCCCCCGACTTACGCCTGGACCGTCGCCGGGAGCGTGTCAGAAACCATTTTCGACGGATTCTCCCTGTATCATAAGCAGAGAGCCGCCGAAGCCGCCTATGAGCAGGCCGACGCGCAATATCGAAGCACTGTCATCACCGCATTCCAGAACGTCGCCGATACTCTCCGCGCGCTCCAGGCCGACGCGCGCGGACTCCAGGCGGCGGTGAAAGCTGAGGACGCAGCGCTCAAAAGCCTGGATATCGTGCGAAAACAGGCGCAGCTCGGGCAAGTCAACAGCCTCGCCATTCTCAACGCGCAGCAAACCTACCTGCAATCGCTTCTCACCCGCGCGCAGGCGCAGGCCAATCGCTACTCAGACACAGCCGCTCTGTTCCAGGCGTTGGGAGGCGGCTGGTGGAATCGAACCGACGTGATCGCCTCCACCGCACCATGCAGATCTCCGCTATTCACTTTACCGACGGATCCCTGCTTCTGA
- a CDS encoding DUF1150 domain-containing protein: protein MLDESDNGGSVRLSNQQLASLGGGRVAYLKAMRSEEVNRLFPAAPAIQPGLQLFALLGADGSPIAVTDSRDAAVANAMQQELEMVSVH, encoded by the coding sequence ATGTTAGATGAATCAGACAATGGCGGATCGGTGCGCTTGAGCAACCAGCAACTCGCCAGTTTGGGCGGCGGCCGCGTTGCTTATTTGAAAGCCATGCGATCGGAAGAGGTCAACAGATTGTTTCCGGCGGCTCCCGCCATACAGCCGGGCTTGCAACTGTTCGCCCTGCTCGGGGCCGACGGCTCGCCAATCGCCGTAACCGACTCGCGCGATGCGGCGGTCGCCAACGCTATGCAACAAGAACTCGAAATGGTGAGCGTGCATTAA
- a CDS encoding DUF2470 domain-containing protein, which produces MPESQSGDSSRPPASAAEPYDALAEAKLLLRGVRAGALATLTQDGAPFASLVNVATMPDGSPILLMSRLAAHTRQLERDPRASLLLTQSGEGDPLSHPRLTIAGTAERADDPAYRAALKARFLARHPKSSLYADFADFSFWRIAIQHAHLNGGFGRTGNFSVAAIGTSLEGADALVAAETRALSHMNAEHRDALALYAVALADKRNKAGSGDEWIASGIDPDGLDLIRADETARIVFPQRVLTPEAFRATLVELAARSRAIAPGAA; this is translated from the coding sequence ATGCCCGAATCTCAATCCGGCGATTCATCGCGCCCGCCGGCCTCGGCGGCGGAGCCTTATGACGCTTTGGCGGAGGCCAAGCTTCTTTTGCGCGGCGTGCGCGCCGGCGCGTTGGCGACCCTGACGCAAGATGGCGCCCCTTTCGCCAGCCTCGTCAATGTCGCGACCATGCCGGATGGCAGTCCAATTCTATTGATGTCTCGCCTCGCGGCGCATACTCGCCAGCTCGAGCGCGATCCGCGCGCTTCTCTCCTGCTCACACAAAGCGGCGAAGGAGACCCGCTTTCGCATCCACGCCTGACGATCGCGGGAACCGCGGAGCGCGCCGACGATCCGGCCTATCGCGCCGCGCTCAAAGCACGGTTTCTGGCGCGGCATCCAAAATCTTCGCTTTACGCCGATTTCGCTGATTTTTCTTTTTGGCGCATCGCGATTCAACACGCACATCTCAACGGCGGATTTGGCCGCACCGGGAATTTTTCCGTCGCAGCGATCGGCACCTCTTTGGAGGGCGCGGATGCGCTTGTCGCGGCTGAAACGCGGGCGCTGTCGCACATGAACGCAGAACATCGAGATGCGCTCGCTCTTTATGCCGTCGCACTTGCGGACAAACGCAACAAGGCCGGGTCTGGCGATGAATGGATCGCATCGGGGATCGATCCCGATGGCCTCGACCTCATCCGCGCCGATGAGACGGCTCGCATTGTCTTCCCGCAACGGGTTCTTACCCCAGAGGCTTTCCGAGCGACGCTTGTCGAGCTTGCTGCAAGATCCCGGGCAATTGCGCCGGGAGCGGCGTAA
- a CDS encoding CarD family transcriptional regulator, producing the protein MESATTDSTVKASPVKAVKPPASAARSESAFKTAVASRAAKLAAAATIPPPPASLVTAPVAAPVAEAVVATVATPVEPKPADKYSSPLVNKPVKAPSGAKPSFKPNEYIVYPAHGVGQIVAIEEQEVAGFKLELFVISFVKDKMILKVPTPKVISVGMRKLADADVVKKALDTLAGRARVKRTMWSRRAQEYEAKINSGDLISIAEVVRDLYRSDAQPEQSYSERQLYEAALDRMAREVVVVQKLTETESLKTIEAQLQKGPRRGVKAEEVEADADDAEIEEAA; encoded by the coding sequence ATGGAATCCGCCACAACCGACTCAACGGTTAAAGCTTCACCGGTGAAAGCGGTGAAACCGCCCGCATCCGCCGCACGGTCGGAATCTGCGTTCAAAACCGCGGTCGCCAGCCGGGCGGCCAAATTGGCCGCCGCTGCAACGATTCCGCCGCCGCCGGCGTCGCTTGTGACGGCCCCCGTGGCGGCGCCGGTTGCCGAAGCGGTCGTTGCAACCGTTGCAACCCCAGTCGAGCCGAAGCCTGCCGACAAGTACAGCAGCCCTCTCGTTAACAAACCGGTCAAAGCTCCGAGCGGCGCGAAGCCCAGTTTCAAGCCCAATGAATATATCGTTTATCCCGCACATGGCGTTGGCCAGATCGTCGCGATCGAGGAGCAGGAAGTCGCGGGCTTCAAGCTCGAGCTGTTCGTCATCAGCTTCGTCAAAGATAAGATGATTCTGAAAGTGCCGACGCCGAAAGTCATCAGCGTTGGAATGCGTAAGCTCGCCGATGCCGATGTGGTGAAAAAGGCGCTCGATACCTTGGCTGGCCGGGCGCGCGTGAAGCGGACAATGTGGTCGCGCAGGGCGCAGGAATATGAGGCCAAGATCAATTCAGGCGATTTGATCTCGATAGCGGAGGTAGTGCGCGATCTCTATCGGTCGGATGCGCAACCGGAGCAATCCTATTCCGAACGGCAGCTCTATGAGGCCGCGCTCGACCGCATGGCGCGCGAGGTTGTCGTGGTGCAAAAGCTGACGGAGACGGAGTCGCTGAAGACGATCGAAGCGCAACTCCAAAAAGGTCCCCGTCGCGGCGTCAAGGCCGAAGAGGTCGAGGCCGACGCCGACGACGCGGAAATCGAAGAAGCGGCATAG
- a CDS encoding Hsp20 family protein: MSRASNSDPPFLLGFAEIERAIARPARGGSDGYPPYNIERIAKNGSEGPRLRITLAVAGFAANQIEIIVEREQLLIRGRQKDDRERFHLHRGIATRQFQRVFFFAETMQVARATVHHGLLSVELMPPEPEQT; the protein is encoded by the coding sequence ATGTCGCGCGCATCGAATTCGGATCCCCCTTTCCTGCTCGGGTTCGCTGAGATCGAGCGAGCCATAGCGAGGCCCGCTAGAGGCGGTTCGGACGGCTATCCGCCCTATAATATTGAGCGAATTGCGAAGAATGGTTCAGAGGGGCCGCGCCTGCGCATTACGCTGGCTGTCGCTGGATTCGCCGCCAATCAAATCGAGATCATCGTTGAACGGGAGCAGCTTCTGATCCGGGGACGCCAGAAAGACGATAGGGAGCGCTTTCATCTCCACCGAGGCATTGCGACGAGGCAGTTTCAGCGCGTTTTCTTTTTCGCGGAGACGATGCAAGTCGCTCGAGCCACCGTTCATCATGGTCTTCTTTCCGTGGAGCTGATGCCCCCGGAACCTGAGCAAACCTAA
- a CDS encoding efflux RND transporter permease subunit, giving the protein MIKAVLAFGLTHRAIVVIGAVVFMAAGLFAFSRLNIEAYPNPAPVILEITAQAPGLSAEEMEKYYTIPMEVGLYPTPGVDTIRSTSFYGLSFIRVTFKYGTDFYFAYTQAALSLQQNVNLPGNQVAQIQQSSLVGEIYRYQVVGPPHFGLTNLRTIQDWVVTRRLLTIPGVVQINSWGGTTKQFNVDADLQKLEGFNVTVPQLITAIGNANINVGGREISIGQQSVNIRGIGLIDDGGGDDVTKGYKFDDIENIVLTQSNGVPVQIKDVATVSIGNVPRLGIAGRDHEDDVTAAIVVMGRTQHTNTILPRVQAEVEKINSDGTLPPGVKIAPYYDRSSLVGVTTHTVLHNLVFGCLLVFFIQWIFLGDLRSAIIVSINIPFALFFAIILLVLQGEDANLLSLGAVDFGIIVDSAVILVENIFRNFQARRPERQMLLQHLTEGYWGANPTSSLGSQGSSLRWSTRLRLVFISALQVDQAVFFTAAITITAFVPLFTMQGVEGQIFGPMAKTYGYALAGALIATFTVTPVFASLVLPARIEETETIIVRGLRSIYTPVLKWGLSRLPIIIGLGLLFLLASGFAASKLGSEFLPALEEGNYWIRASMPSTMSLNSGTEATSKMREILLRHPEIITVVSQHGRPDNGSDASAFSNVELFAPLKPLDEWPAGLTKDQLTEQLQQEFAEELPGIGFNFSQYIQDNVEEALSGVKGANSVKVIGPNLNTLETLAAQVSEQMVNVHGVEDLGTFHVIGQPNLNIKIDRAKAARYGLNTGDVNSVIQTAMSGSTATTVLEGDRQFGVSVRLDPKFRESIDEIGKIKVAYSTGNGANAYIPLSQLATITLDTGAAYIYRERSDRYIPIKFSVRGRDLGSTVAEAQALVAKNVKLPAGYRIMWSGEFEDLENAKARLTVIVPITFLLILVLLYTLFNSLRDSLLSMAGIPFAVAGGIFALYFSGQPFSVSAAIGFISLFGVAVMDGILNITYYRELRIRGMSIAEAVFRGSEQRMRPMLMTALSAGVGLFPAAISHGIGSQVQRPLATVVVGGMTIGPVMLLIVAPALRMLFLRGDDKKRGGDGRTRNGRQKGGAPQPGGRAEAENPHEAGALGNIAPEPGE; this is encoded by the coding sequence ATGATTAAAGCTGTGCTCGCATTCGGACTGACCCATCGCGCCATCGTCGTAATTGGCGCGGTGGTGTTCATGGCCGCCGGATTATTCGCGTTTTCCAGGCTTAACATTGAGGCTTATCCCAATCCTGCGCCAGTGATTCTGGAAATCACCGCCCAGGCCCCCGGCCTGTCCGCAGAAGAAATGGAGAAATATTACACGATTCCAATGGAGGTCGGTCTCTACCCGACCCCTGGCGTCGACACCATAAGGTCGACTTCATTCTACGGTCTGTCGTTCATTCGCGTGACCTTCAAATATGGCACGGACTTTTATTTTGCCTATACGCAGGCGGCGCTAAGCCTTCAGCAGAACGTCAATCTTCCGGGAAACCAGGTCGCTCAAATCCAGCAGTCGAGCCTCGTCGGCGAGATCTATCGCTATCAAGTCGTCGGTCCCCCCCATTTCGGCTTGACTAACCTTCGCACGATCCAGGATTGGGTCGTCACGCGCCGCCTGCTGACCATCCCCGGCGTCGTTCAAATCAACAGCTGGGGAGGCACGACCAAGCAGTTCAACGTCGACGCCGATCTTCAAAAGCTTGAGGGCTTCAATGTAACTGTGCCCCAGCTCATTACCGCTATCGGCAACGCCAATATCAACGTGGGCGGCCGCGAAATCTCGATCGGGCAGCAGTCCGTGAACATTCGCGGCATCGGCTTGATCGATGACGGCGGCGGCGACGACGTCACCAAAGGTTACAAGTTTGACGACATCGAGAATATCGTCCTGACGCAATCCAACGGCGTTCCTGTTCAGATCAAGGATGTCGCGACCGTCTCGATTGGAAATGTTCCGAGGTTGGGCATCGCCGGTCGCGATCATGAAGATGACGTTACCGCAGCCATCGTGGTCATGGGCCGGACGCAGCACACTAATACTATTCTTCCCCGCGTCCAGGCCGAAGTCGAGAAGATCAACTCCGACGGCACACTGCCTCCGGGGGTCAAGATCGCCCCCTACTACGACCGCAGTTCTCTCGTGGGGGTCACTACCCATACGGTTCTGCACAATCTCGTATTCGGTTGCCTCCTCGTCTTCTTCATCCAGTGGATCTTCCTTGGCGATTTGCGCAGCGCCATCATCGTCAGCATCAATATTCCATTCGCGCTTTTTTTCGCCATCATACTTCTGGTGCTGCAAGGCGAGGACGCAAATCTCTTGTCGCTGGGGGCGGTCGACTTCGGCATCATCGTGGACTCAGCGGTGATCTTGGTCGAAAACATATTTCGAAATTTCCAGGCGAGAAGACCAGAACGGCAGATGCTTTTGCAGCATTTGACCGAAGGATACTGGGGGGCGAACCCGACAAGTTCGCTGGGTTCGCAGGGAAGCAGCCTCAGATGGAGCACGCGGCTGCGCTTGGTCTTCATCAGCGCGCTGCAGGTCGATCAGGCGGTGTTTTTTACCGCTGCGATCACTATCACGGCGTTCGTTCCCCTGTTTACGATGCAGGGCGTCGAGGGTCAGATATTCGGCCCGATGGCAAAAACGTATGGCTATGCGCTTGCGGGCGCGTTGATCGCGACGTTTACCGTCACGCCAGTCTTCGCCTCCCTGGTGCTGCCCGCCCGCATCGAAGAGACCGAGACGATCATCGTTCGGGGGCTGCGCTCCATCTACACCCCCGTCCTGAAATGGGGCCTCTCGCGTCTGCCGATCATCATCGGTCTGGGTTTGCTGTTTCTCCTCGCCAGCGGGTTCGCGGCGAGCAAACTCGGCAGCGAGTTCCTGCCTGCGCTTGAGGAAGGAAACTATTGGATCCGCGCCTCCATGCCGTCGACGATGTCCCTCAATTCGGGCACCGAGGCGACTTCGAAAATGCGTGAAATCCTGCTGCGGCATCCGGAAATCATCACGGTGGTCTCCCAACACGGCCGTCCGGACAACGGCAGCGACGCCTCCGCCTTTTCCAATGTCGAGTTGTTTGCGCCGCTAAAGCCGCTCGACGAGTGGCCGGCCGGTTTGACCAAAGACCAACTTACCGAGCAGCTTCAGCAGGAGTTTGCCGAAGAACTGCCGGGAATTGGCTTCAACTTCTCGCAATACATACAGGACAACGTCGAAGAGGCGCTTTCCGGCGTCAAAGGGGCGAACTCGGTCAAGGTGATCGGGCCGAATCTCAACACCCTTGAGACCTTGGCTGCGCAGGTCTCGGAACAAATGGTCAATGTTCACGGGGTCGAGGATCTCGGGACCTTCCATGTCATCGGCCAGCCAAACTTGAACATCAAGATCGATCGGGCCAAGGCGGCGCGATATGGTCTCAACACAGGGGACGTGAACTCGGTTATCCAGACCGCGATGAGCGGAAGCACCGCCACCACGGTTCTTGAAGGCGACCGCCAGTTCGGAGTCTCCGTTCGCCTGGATCCAAAATTCCGCGAGAGCATCGATGAAATCGGCAAAATCAAAGTGGCTTATTCGACGGGCAACGGAGCCAACGCCTATATCCCGCTGAGCCAACTCGCCACCATCACCCTCGATACCGGCGCCGCATACATCTATCGCGAGCGCAGCGATCGTTACATACCGATCAAGTTCAGCGTGCGCGGCCGCGATCTCGGAAGCACTGTCGCCGAAGCGCAGGCCTTGGTCGCTAAAAACGTGAAGCTGCCGGCCGGGTACCGGATCATGTGGTCCGGGGAATTTGAGGACCTTGAGAACGCCAAGGCTCGGCTCACGGTGATCGTGCCGATCACTTTCCTGCTCATCCTTGTGCTTCTCTACACGTTGTTCAACTCCCTGCGCGACAGCCTGTTGTCGATGGCCGGCATACCGTTCGCCGTGGCCGGCGGCATTTTCGCGCTGTATTTTTCCGGCCAGCCCTTCAGCGTCTCCGCCGCTATCGGGTTCATTTCGCTGTTTGGCGTAGCGGTCATGGACGGCATCTTGAACATTACCTACTACCGCGAATTGAGGATTCGCGGCATGTCCATCGCCGAAGCCGTCTTCCGCGGATCGGAGCAGCGGATGCGGCCGATGTTGATGACGGCGCTTTCCGCCGGCGTCGGCTTGTTCCCTGCGGCCATCTCGCATGGCATTGGCAGTCAGGTGCAGCGACCGCTCGCCACGGTCGTTGTGGGCGGCATGACTATAGGGCCCGTCATGCTGCTGATCGTCGCGCCCGCGCTTCGCATGCTGTTCCTCAGGGGCGATGACAAAAAGCGCGGAGGCGACGGACGAACCAGAAACGGACGACAAAAGGGCGGGGCGCCGCAGCCCGGGGGGCGCGCGGAAGCGGAAAATCCGCATGAGGCAGGAGCGCTTGGAAACATCGCTCCGGAGCCCGGAGAGTGA